From Candidatus Neomarinimicrobiota bacterium, the proteins below share one genomic window:
- a CDS encoding NADH-quinone oxidoreductase subunit K produces MTITLTTGSLLILLGLYALLTQDNLLRIIIGFSLANTGVHLIIVSLGYLKNRTAPILNDAMIAAGPETQIVDPLPQALVLTAIVIGFAITAFLLAFALRIYHTYGTLSLSNLVDKS; encoded by the coding sequence ATGACCATCACGCTCACAACCGGATCTCTTTTGATCCTTTTAGGACTTTACGCGTTGCTGACACAGGATAACCTGCTGCGCATCATTATTGGTTTTTCCCTGGCCAATACAGGGGTTCACCTGATCATCGTTTCCCTTGGATATCTGAAAAACCGTACCGCTCCCATATTAAACGACGCCATGATTGCGGCCGGCCCCGAAACACAGATCGTGGATCCCCTGCCCCAGGCGCTGGTCCTTACCGCCATCGTCATCGGGTTTGCCATCACAGCTTTCCTCCTGGCGTTTGCTTTGCGCATCTACCACACATACGGAACCCTGTCACTCAGTAATCTGGTGGATAAATCATGA
- a CDS encoding respiratory chain complex I subunit 1 family protein: MTFHWMQIVYALVSLFIVLNVGLVIQGIVRKIGARLGRRYGIRWYQPYLDLFKNYAMRSTVSHGIMFYLGPVFRLSGGIGLFLFMPVIYGSAWFQNFSGSGDLILLAYFIFFGTLGMALGAGEGGHPYSAIGITRGLSQMTAAEVPLILAIIAIAVQYQTLSVTDIVAAQQGSILNWTLFTNPLATVAAMLGFLGSMMRSPFDVVLAPQEIPIGPPTEFHSNFLAVLQTNRAIFPMAKTILYVNLFFGGATNWPVLIVKVFLLYMWPVFIGVAFPRFRVDQSIRWFLRIPALIGILAILFI; this comes from the coding sequence ATGACATTTCACTGGATGCAGATCGTATATGCCCTGGTTTCTCTATTCATCGTATTGAATGTGGGATTGGTGATTCAGGGTATCGTCCGCAAGATCGGAGCCCGTCTGGGACGTCGCTACGGGATCCGCTGGTATCAGCCCTATCTGGATCTTTTCAAGAATTATGCCATGCGGTCCACCGTATCCCACGGAATCATGTTTTATCTGGGGCCGGTTTTCAGGCTTTCGGGAGGTATTGGACTCTTTCTCTTTATGCCCGTGATTTACGGATCTGCCTGGTTTCAGAATTTTTCAGGATCGGGTGATTTAATCCTTTTGGCTTATTTCATTTTCTTTGGGACTCTTGGGATGGCCCTGGGAGCCGGAGAAGGCGGTCATCCCTATTCCGCCATCGGGATCACCCGGGGGCTTTCCCAAATGACAGCTGCTGAAGTCCCCCTTATTCTGGCGATTATCGCCATTGCCGTACAGTACCAGACCCTGTCGGTGACAGATATTGTGGCAGCACAGCAGGGTAGCATTCTGAACTGGACACTCTTTACCAATCCCCTGGCAACAGTTGCCGCCATGCTGGGATTTCTGGGTTCCATGATGCGTTCCCCCTTTGATGTGGTTCTGGCGCCCCAGGAAATCCCCATTGGTCCTCCGACAGAATTTCATTCCAATTTCCTGGCCGTCCTCCAGACAAACCGGGCAATCTTCCCGATGGCCAAAACCATCCTCTATGTGAATCTGTTTTTTGGCGGTGCCACAAACTGGCCGGTGCTTATTGTGAAAGTTTTTCTGCTCTATATGTGGCCTGTCTTTATCGGTGTGGCTTTCCCACGCTTTCGTGTGGATCAGTCCATACGTTGGTTTCTTCGGATTCCCGCCCTGATTGGAATTCTTGCAATCCTTTTTATATGA